The following proteins come from a genomic window of Candidatus Obscuribacter sp.:
- a CDS encoding type IV pilus twitching motility protein PilT, with translation MEMQELLQFVVDRAASDLHLKAGEPPILRCAGKLERISLPVLSPEDTKRLIFSCLTEEQAKSASQNYELDCGFGVPGLGRFRVNVYRDRGTWAAALRVVLSRMPSMDELGLPLVCREFLTKPRGLVLVTGPTGSGKSTTLASMINAINEKQDKHILTVEDPIEFLHQNKMSVISQREVGSDTKSFANALRSGLREDPDVILVGEMRDLETIHLALTAAETGHLVFSTIHTSSAPQSIDRIIDVFPPDQQQQIRIMLSHSLVGVMSQCLMPKTDGDAGDSPITAGRVMAMEILINTPAIANLIREAKTAQIYTSMQMGTSLGMQTLESSLAKLVKEAQISYSEALSKSSRPEDLEQLIGSRSRLDSKSPSGASDKSEKGYGSSSFGRF, from the coding sequence ATAGAAATGCAAGAGTTACTGCAATTTGTTGTCGATAGGGCAGCCAGTGACCTGCACTTAAAAGCCGGTGAGCCACCAATCCTGAGATGCGCGGGCAAATTGGAGCGCATCAGCCTGCCGGTTTTATCACCTGAAGACACAAAGCGTCTCATTTTTAGCTGCCTGACCGAAGAACAAGCCAAAAGTGCCAGCCAAAATTATGAGCTGGACTGCGGCTTTGGCGTACCTGGACTGGGCAGATTTAGGGTTAACGTCTACCGCGACAGGGGCACCTGGGCTGCTGCACTACGGGTAGTACTATCGCGCATGCCCTCTATGGATGAGCTGGGCTTGCCGCTTGTTTGCCGCGAATTTTTGACAAAGCCGCGCGGACTGGTGCTAGTGACAGGACCTACTGGCTCAGGCAAATCGACCACCCTGGCATCAATGATCAATGCCATCAACGAAAAGCAAGACAAGCACATCCTCACAGTAGAAGACCCCATTGAGTTTTTGCACCAGAACAAAATGTCTGTAATCAGTCAAAGAGAAGTGGGCTCAGACACTAAGAGCTTTGCCAATGCCCTGAGAAGTGGTCTAAGAGAAGATCCGGACGTTATACTGGTGGGTGAAATGCGTGACCTTGAGACCATCCACCTGGCTCTCACAGCAGCCGAAACCGGGCACCTCGTCTTTAGTACAATTCACACCAGCTCTGCACCACAATCAATTGATCGCATAATCGATGTATTCCCGCCGGATCAACAACAACAAATAAGAATAATGCTCTCCCACTCGCTAGTGGGTGTAATGAGTCAGTGCTTGATGCCCAAGACCGATGGCGACGCAGGTGACTCACCAATTACCGCTGGTCGCGTTATGGCCATGGAGATCCTTATAAACACGCCAGCTATAGCCAACCTGATTAGAGAAGCAAAAACAGCTCAAATCTATACCTCGATGCAAATGGGCACATCGCTCGGCATGCAAACTCTAGAATCCTCACTGGCTAAACTGGTTAAAGAAGCACAAATAAGCTATAGCGAAGCTCTCTCCAAATCCAGTCGTCCAGAGGACCTGGAACAACTAATTGGCTCCAGAAGCAGACTTGATAGCAAATCACCATCAGGTGCATCAGACAAATCAGAAAAAGGCTACGGCAGCTCTAGCTTTGGACGATTTTAA
- a CDS encoding type II secretion system F family protein, with the protein MEYVYRIKDDKGIVKEAIASAESANVLRARLKARGLEVVNIRERTASGDIFSRMQNFKIESANITLFERITIKDMVVFSRQFAAMVSSGVAMLRALTIIVDQCPNKKLKRALDDVRVSIEGGLSLSDALAKHPDIFDKLYTSMVKAGETGGILAEVLTRLADFLESKSKLNQKVRAAMVYPTVVLFVSVAVFWGMLTFILPIFEGLFRNIGGELPAYTQFLIMLSECMRSIWMLLFVIACLVGSWMLKNYYKTSIGRLHIDSLFFRLPLFGDLIGKVSIARFSRTFGTLLRAGVPMLTALDVVKDTAGNAVVGESIQKIYVDVRQGGTLSKPMAKSPIFPPMVTQMVAVGEETGRLDEMLSKVADFYDMEVENAVEALTSLLEPIMVVGIGGIVGSIVIGMYLPIFTVINQLK; encoded by the coding sequence ATGGAATATGTGTACCGCATCAAAGACGACAAAGGCATAGTCAAAGAGGCAATTGCCTCTGCCGAGTCTGCCAATGTCCTGAGAGCGAGATTGAAGGCGCGCGGACTGGAAGTGGTCAATATCAGAGAACGCACCGCCAGTGGTGATATATTCTCGCGCATGCAGAATTTTAAAATCGAGAGTGCCAATATCACACTCTTTGAGCGCATCACAATTAAGGACATGGTCGTCTTTAGTCGTCAATTTGCTGCTATGGTCAGCTCCGGCGTGGCGATGCTGAGGGCTCTAACAATCATTGTCGATCAATGCCCCAATAAAAAACTCAAACGCGCCCTCGATGATGTCAGAGTATCTATCGAGGGCGGTCTGTCGCTCTCAGACGCACTGGCCAAGCATCCAGATATTTTTGACAAACTCTACACATCGATGGTCAAGGCTGGTGAAACCGGCGGCATCTTAGCTGAAGTATTGACCCGCCTGGCGGACTTTCTTGAGTCAAAATCAAAGCTCAATCAAAAAGTTAGAGCAGCGATGGTCTATCCCACAGTGGTACTTTTTGTCTCAGTCGCTGTGTTCTGGGGCATGCTCACATTTATTTTGCCAATCTTTGAAGGACTCTTCCGCAACATTGGTGGCGAACTACCTGCCTATACACAGTTTTTGATCATGCTCTCTGAATGCATGCGCTCAATCTGGATGTTGTTGTTTGTTATAGCCTGCCTGGTGGGCAGCTGGATGCTCAAAAACTATTACAAAACCAGTATAGGACGCCTGCATATTGACTCACTCTTTTTTAGATTGCCCCTTTTTGGCGATCTAATTGGCAAAGTATCAATTGCTAGATTTTCACGCACATTTGGCACTTTGCTGAGAGCCGGAGTACCGATGCTCACAGCACTCGATGTCGTCAAAGACACCGCTGGCAATGCCGTCGTGGGCGAGTCAATTCAAAAGATCTATGTTGATGTCAGGCAGGGGGGCACACTCTCCAAGCCCATGGCTAAAAGCCCGATATTTCCGCCGATGGTAACTCAAATGGTGGCAGTAGGCGAAGAAACAGGACGACTGGATGAGATGCTCTCCAAAGTAGCTGACTTTTACGACATGGAAGTAGAAAACGCTGTGGAAGCGCTCACCTCACTACTAGAGCCAATTATGGTGGTGGGCATAGGCGGCATCGTGGGCTCAATTGTCATTGGTATGTACCTGCCAATTTTTACCGTCATCAACCAGCTCAAATAG
- a CDS encoding sigma-70 family RNA polymerase sigma factor, whose amino-acid sequence MKSTTTNSVNPVSTTEVVSKDLQANSEAPKGVPGQKQGPDQIHNWLSLYSDSRDPALRDSIIQAALPLVKRIAYGLARRSTDPVEDLIQVGSIGLIKAVDQFKPDAGAKFQTYATHLITGEIRHYLRDKTAMIRAPRELQELSFRINRLVQNLTAKLGREPSDLEISVELEIPVSRVNEAYEVDRRRTLISLDQALSNDAGSEQSLIDTLVDSRYHSNQLAKEDRFMLAEAIKQLRDGLREVVQLTFYEDLSQTEVARRLGISQMQVSRRLRAATNELNKIITQSKKASGQKGT is encoded by the coding sequence ATGAAATCTACTACAACGAATTCGGTCAATCCGGTGAGTACAACAGAAGTGGTGAGCAAGGACTTGCAAGCTAACAGCGAAGCGCCAAAAGGCGTCCCCGGACAAAAACAAGGTCCGGACCAGATACATAACTGGCTATCTCTTTACTCAGACTCAAGAGATCCAGCTTTGCGCGACTCAATAATCCAGGCAGCATTGCCACTGGTCAAGCGCATCGCATACGGTCTAGCGAGACGTTCAACTGACCCTGTCGAGGATCTGATTCAAGTTGGTTCAATTGGCCTGATCAAGGCAGTAGACCAATTCAAACCAGATGCCGGCGCCAAATTTCAGACTTACGCCACTCACCTTATCACTGGTGAGATTCGCCACTATCTGCGCGACAAAACCGCGATGATCCGCGCGCCCAGAGAGTTGCAAGAGCTATCATTCCGCATCAATCGCCTCGTCCAAAACCTCACCGCCAAACTCGGCCGCGAGCCCTCAGACCTGGAGATTAGCGTCGAATTGGAAATTCCAGTTAGCCGCGTTAACGAAGCCTATGAAGTAGACAGACGTCGCACTTTGATCTCGCTTGATCAAGCCCTATCCAACGATGCCGGTAGCGAACAATCGCTGATTGACACACTGGTAGATAGTCGCTATCACAGCAATCAACTGGCCAAAGAAGACCGCTTTATGCTGGCTGAAGCAATCAAGCAATTGAGAGATGGTCTGCGCGAAGTAGTGCAATTGACCTTCTACGAAGACTTGAGTCAGACAGAAGTAGCCAGACGCCTGGGTATCTCTCAGATGCAGGTATCACGCAGATTGCGCGCTGCCACTAACGAGCTAAACAAAATCATCACTCAGAGTAAAAAGGCATCAGGTCAGAAGGGCACCTAA
- a CDS encoding ABC transporter ATP-binding protein has protein sequence MTEATAVDSSTVVIEARNLCKDRVSNFLRKHYRVLDGLNLQVTEGTTFGLVGPNGAGKTTTIKLLLGLLRPDGGTAQVLGKAAGDALALQQIGYLPETPYFYSHLTGREFLDFSGNLFGLDKSTIKSRSQKLLERVSLQKAADERTGKYSKGMLQRLGIAQALINEPKILFLDEPMSGLDPLGRMDMRKILLELKAEGRTIFFNSHLLPDVALLCDRVGILCNGKLVAESSMADITSTGNVQELEEYFLQHTRSAVPSP, from the coding sequence ATGACTGAAGCGACTGCGGTCGACTCATCAACAGTTGTCATAGAAGCCAGAAACCTTTGCAAAGACAGGGTTTCCAATTTTTTGCGGAAGCACTACCGTGTGCTCGATGGTCTCAACTTGCAGGTCACCGAAGGTACAACCTTTGGTCTTGTCGGTCCAAATGGTGCCGGCAAAACCACGACCATAAAATTGCTTCTGGGTCTTTTGCGCCCAGACGGCGGCACAGCTCAGGTACTTGGTAAAGCTGCTGGCGATGCACTCGCCCTGCAACAGATTGGCTATCTGCCAGAAACACCGTACTTTTATTCGCACCTGACTGGACGAGAGTTTTTAGACTTCAGTGGCAATCTCTTCGGGCTGGATAAAAGCACCATAAAGAGCCGCAGTCAAAAACTTTTGGAGCGTGTCTCACTGCAAAAGGCAGCAGACGAGCGCACTGGCAAATACTCAAAAGGTATGCTGCAACGCCTTGGCATTGCCCAGGCATTGATAAACGAGCCAAAGATACTGTTTTTAGATGAGCCCATGTCCGGACTCGATCCACTGGGTCGCATGGACATGCGCAAAATCCTCCTGGAGCTAAAAGCAGAAGGGCGCACCATATTTTTCAATTCACATCTTTTGCCAGATGTGGCACTGCTTTGCGACAGAGTCGGTATCCTCTGCAATGGCAAATTAGTTGCCGAAAGCTCCATGGCTGACATCACCAGCACTGGCAATGTGCAGGAATTGGAAGAATATTTTTTGCAGCACACTCGCTCTGCGGTGCCCAGCCCATGA
- a CDS encoding ABC transporter permease: MSLRPVTAIALNTLREILRDKVVYTFFVFALVISLFGLILGSLSVGQDVRMILDLGLFGINTIGGIIAVFAGANLVYKELEKKTCYLIFTKPVSAWQFIAGKYLGLSACLLILVAAMGIFLGLIVYFVDPSQAFFERAKWISVSVLMVYLELLVIIAAAEFFSTFASPIMSVIFTVSFWMIGHCSASLQEFSRLLTNPLLKQLSNLLYWLLPDLQSLTRARYLIMYGQLPGSEFCLYLSAYIIAYAIILLVLAALVNEKRELP, from the coding sequence ATGAGCTTAAGACCGGTCACAGCGATTGCATTAAACACACTACGCGAAATATTGAGAGACAAAGTAGTCTATACATTTTTTGTCTTTGCTCTTGTAATTTCGCTCTTTGGCTTAATACTGGGATCTCTGTCAGTAGGCCAGGATGTACGCATGATCCTGGATCTCGGACTCTTTGGTATCAATACCATCGGCGGTATCATTGCCGTTTTTGCCGGAGCCAATCTTGTTTACAAAGAGCTAGAAAAGAAAACCTGCTATCTCATTTTTACCAAGCCAGTTAGTGCCTGGCAATTTATTGCAGGCAAATATCTTGGACTCTCAGCCTGCCTGTTAATACTGGTAGCAGCTATGGGCATTTTTCTAGGATTGATTGTCTATTTTGTCGATCCCAGTCAAGCCTTTTTTGAGCGCGCCAAATGGATCTCAGTCTCGGTGTTGATGGTCTATTTAGAGCTACTGGTAATTATTGCCGCCGCCGAATTTTTCTCAACTTTTGCCTCACCAATAATGAGCGTCATCTTTACAGTCTCATTCTGGATGATTGGTCACTGTTCGGCATCACTCCAGGAGTTTAGCCGACTGCTTACAAATCCTCTATTAAAACAGCTCTCAAACCTGCTTTACTGGCTTTTGCCTGACCTGCAGAGTCTCACCCGAGCGCGTTATCTGATAATGTATGGACAGCTGCCAGGCAGTGAGTTTTGTCTTTATCTATCTGCCTACATCATCGCTTATGCCATCATTTTGCTGGTGCTGGCCGCCCTGGTCAACGAAAAAAGAGAGCTGCCCTAG
- a CDS encoding prepilin peptidase, translated as MDLNFYQTIPSPYLEILAAVLGLAIGSYLNVLALRTLKEESIWRKRSYCPQCDHALGMLELIPLVSYFAQGGKCKHCHKAIHWQYPLTEAATAIIFAAIVHFLAPSFWNGANIDPLSICLTVLAMLLFCRHSCGHYHH; from the coding sequence GTGGATTTAAACTTTTACCAGACAATTCCCTCGCCGTATTTAGAAATACTGGCAGCGGTGCTCGGCCTAGCTATTGGCAGCTATCTCAATGTCCTGGCTTTGCGCACTCTCAAAGAAGAATCTATTTGGCGCAAGCGCTCCTACTGTCCGCAGTGCGACCATGCTCTGGGTATGCTTGAGCTTATACCGCTTGTCTCTTACTTTGCTCAGGGCGGCAAATGCAAACATTGCCACAAAGCAATTCACTGGCAATACCCTCTAACAGAAGCAGCTACAGCAATTATCTTTGCAGCGATAGTGCACTTTTTAGCACCCTCCTTTTGGAATGGTGCCAACATAGATCCTCTGTCAATATGCCTGACAGTGCTAGCCATGCTTTTATTTTGCCGCCACTCTTGTGGCCATTACCATCACTGA
- a CDS encoding prepilin peptidase has product MAITITDFREKLIPHEITYPAILLGIIYSATIRHDLLGTLAGVGASYLIFDFIDHFGIKFYYFLHPEFRDRHKIEDESALDDQIDFDMEVGYLHADEEDEPFMVMGGGDAVLSALIAAWLGWERLIPALVIGFLVGAVMGGIYLLVELKKEKMLSGALKSFSLWFGGFAGAMALGIYGLSFNFPQASLWNNPVTYLLIFALGFGGGTLGIMSAPGPRLVKHFPFGPALAVGALCSIFLIVGSGESFIKPY; this is encoded by the coding sequence GTGGCCATTACCATCACTGACTTTAGAGAAAAACTGATACCACACGAAATCACTTACCCGGCTATCTTGCTCGGTATCATATACAGTGCCACTATACGTCACGACTTGCTTGGTACCTTAGCCGGAGTGGGAGCCAGTTATCTGATATTTGACTTTATCGATCACTTTGGCATCAAGTTTTACTATTTCCTCCATCCAGAGTTTAGAGATCGCCACAAAATCGAAGACGAGAGCGCCCTTGACGACCAGATTGATTTTGATATGGAGGTGGGCTACCTCCATGCTGATGAAGAAGACGAACCCTTTATGGTCATGGGTGGTGGAGACGCTGTCCTGAGCGCACTAATAGCCGCCTGGCTGGGCTGGGAACGCCTCATTCCGGCATTAGTTATAGGATTTTTGGTGGGCGCAGTTATGGGCGGCATCTACCTTTTGGTCGAACTCAAAAAAGAAAAAATGCTATCCGGCGCTCTTAAATCATTTAGCTTATGGTTTGGCGGATTTGCCGGGGCAATGGCGCTGGGTATCTATGGACTGTCCTTTAACTTCCCCCAGGCATCGCTCTGGAATAATCCAGTGACCTATTTGCTTATTTTTGCCCTGGGTTTTGGCGGCGGCACCCTTGGCATCATGTCAGCGCCCGGGCCCAGACTGGTCAAACATTTCCCTTTTGGACCAGCACTGGCTGTCGGTGCCCTCTGCTCGATTTTTTTGATTGTGGGCAGCGGCGAGAGCTTTATCAAGCCATACTGA
- the pilM gene encoding type IV pilus assembly protein PilM, whose amino-acid sequence MFSFGKKKGATVGLDINSDSTSLVLLEKNKSGIEVMRFACQPTPPNCVREGLVTDPITMGTLLAELLRDAQIPMGGQAPTINLCVPAQGVVIRLMPVPVGMPPEELADVVTQEATNHVPFPISEANLDWCQMNATERTDPDGVRRVDVILAAIQHSIVESYWRMTDVAGVKLGRVEVSSLSVIRGLALAGYLGSSGHLSLVVNIRQDATDINIVRSAMPLFGRSIILGVEALTESVARSLDISFDQAMELLPEIPVFNITPVDARMGQAGQVARTIFSDIGDEILRSLEFYKSQVGEVKIDQIILTGPGCMLPNVDEYFTSKLRMKSVLGDPLRDMIVDDAVVSQRMRPILAALMGSSIETTWNPSITVDLDLNKEGRIPLSFDEHRTQNILDDKVEEIEPYWFKPGLVAAAASVLVSFGGWMYLSMFALPATKQKAEEAQAQIALSKTQLVSMKKLRQENETLTRRKALLASLVGGVKHWSNYLEAVRDSTPRGIQLSDLSVQDSELKIDGSSQDFSTIGNLSLNLNNGPYINDATIEFAQRPEKHQEIVKFSLKAKLHEDNSSTIKAPVVESTKGNTAMTKGLQISSLLNNKRGAQ is encoded by the coding sequence GTGTTTAGTTTTGGCAAAAAAAAGGGGGCCACGGTCGGCCTCGACATAAACAGCGATAGCACCAGTCTGGTCTTGCTCGAAAAGAACAAGAGCGGCATTGAAGTAATGCGCTTTGCCTGCCAACCGACACCGCCTAACTGTGTCAGAGAAGGACTTGTCACTGACCCAATCACCATGGGCACCTTGCTGGCTGAACTACTGAGAGACGCCCAGATACCGATGGGCGGACAGGCTCCCACAATTAATCTATGTGTACCGGCTCAAGGCGTTGTTATCAGACTGATGCCAGTGCCAGTAGGCATGCCGCCCGAAGAACTAGCCGATGTCGTCACCCAGGAAGCGACAAACCACGTACCTTTTCCTATCAGCGAGGCCAATCTGGACTGGTGCCAGATGAACGCCACCGAGCGCACCGACCCTGATGGTGTCAGACGGGTGGACGTTATCCTGGCGGCTATTCAACACTCCATAGTCGAGTCTTACTGGCGCATGACCGATGTCGCCGGAGTAAAACTGGGCCGCGTCGAAGTCTCATCGCTATCTGTTATCCGCGGACTGGCGCTAGCGGGTTACCTGGGCTCTTCTGGACACCTCTCTCTGGTGGTAAACATCAGACAGGACGCCACCGACATCAATATCGTACGCAGCGCCATGCCGCTCTTTGGGCGCTCAATTATCCTTGGAGTAGAAGCCCTGACTGAGTCAGTGGCCCGCAGCCTGGACATATCATTTGACCAGGCTATGGAGCTATTGCCTGAGATACCAGTCTTTAATATCACACCGGTAGACGCTCGCATGGGTCAGGCCGGTCAGGTAGCTCGCACCATATTTAGTGACATCGGTGATGAGATTTTGCGCTCGCTTGAGTTTTATAAATCACAAGTGGGCGAAGTCAAAATCGATCAAATCATCCTCACCGGTCCTGGCTGCATGCTGCCCAACGTGGACGAGTACTTTACCAGCAAACTGCGCATGAAGTCTGTACTGGGCGATCCACTACGCGACATGATCGTAGACGATGCGGTAGTCTCACAGCGGATGAGACCGATATTGGCAGCACTGATGGGCTCATCCATTGAGACCACCTGGAACCCCTCTATCACAGTCGATCTCGACCTCAACAAAGAAGGTCGTATCCCTCTTAGCTTTGACGAACATCGCACCCAAAACATACTCGATGACAAAGTCGAAGAAATAGAGCCTTACTGGTTTAAACCAGGATTGGTGGCAGCAGCAGCCAGTGTCTTAGTCTCATTTGGCGGCTGGATGTATCTGTCAATGTTTGCTCTACCAGCCACAAAACAAAAAGCCGAAGAGGCACAAGCTCAAATAGCACTGAGCAAAACTCAGCTAGTAAGCATGAAAAAACTGCGTCAAGAAAATGAAACACTAACCAGACGTAAAGCACTCTTAGCCAGTCTGGTAGGCGGAGTCAAACATTGGTCCAACTATCTAGAAGCTGTGCGTGATAGCACGCCTAGAGGTATTCAACTGAGCGATCTCAGTGTGCAAGATAGCGAGCTAAAAATTGATGGATCCTCACAAGACTTTAGCACCATCGGCAATCTATCTCTCAACTTAAATAACGGTCCCTATATCAATGATGCCACGATAGAGTTTGCACAAAGACCAGAGAAGCATCAGGAAATAGTCAAATTTAGTCTCAAGGCTAAATTGCACGAAGATAATAGCAGCACTATTAAAGCACCCGTGGTCGAAAGCACCAAGGGCAATACCGCTATGACAAAAGGTTTGCAAATAAGCAGTCTGCTTAATAACAAGAGAGGTGCTCAGTAA
- a CDS encoding heme-binding protein has translation MSKKSVFITAAVLSVAIIAYTSNEALGHYEGPPYEVVKKLDGFEIRRYQPRVVASVDLSGEYEKSLNNGFRILAGYIFGKNGPKSKISMTAPVVVSQKIPMTAPVAVSARGEQITMRFFMPSKYTLESLPEPLDDRIKLSLLPAQTFAAVKFSGIAKDADFKERGEALAKKLESAGIKVDGEPVWAYYNPPFTLPFMRRNEVMLPIIMAE, from the coding sequence ATGTCAAAAAAATCTGTTTTTATAACCGCTGCAGTTTTATCTGTGGCTATCATTGCCTACACAAGTAATGAAGCACTGGGTCATTACGAGGGACCTCCCTATGAGGTAGTGAAAAAATTAGACGGCTTTGAAATCCGCCGTTATCAACCGCGGGTAGTGGCATCTGTCGACCTCAGTGGTGAATACGAAAAATCACTCAATAACGGCTTCAGGATTTTAGCTGGTTATATCTTTGGTAAAAATGGACCGAAGTCCAAAATCTCTATGACAGCCCCTGTGGTAGTCAGTCAAAAAATCCCAATGACAGCACCTGTAGCTGTGAGCGCTCGCGGTGAGCAAATCACGATGCGATTTTTTATGCCCAGTAAATACACTCTGGAGAGTTTGCCCGAGCCCCTCGATGACCGTATTAAGCTTTCGCTATTACCGGCTCAGACATTTGCCGCTGTGAAGTTTTCGGGTATTGCTAAAGATGCGGACTTTAAAGAGCGTGGTGAAGCCCTCGCCAAAAAACTAGAAAGTGCCGGTATCAAAGTAGACGGTGAGCCTGTCTGGGCTTATTACAATCCACCTTTTACATTGCCATTTATGCGCCGCAACGAAGTGATGTTGCCAATAATCATGGCTGAATAA
- a CDS encoding proline--tRNA ligase encodes MRWSKLFCPTLKEDPAHAESNSHRLLIRGGFIRPLGAGIYSLLPLAHKIRHRLIALIAAEMAAIDAQEFLLPALHPQEIWEASGRLTTMGEIMFRLKDRKGAPYVLGVTHEEIFTGIAKAELKSYRQLPQRWYQFQTKFRDEARPKGGLLRVREFTMKDSYSFDIDQTGLDVAFESHRQAYQNIFGKHLGLPYCMVEASSGAMGGSQSVEFMINCNSGEDTLVTCKACGYAANSEKAESIANTAGDTGQSQPIEKFATPQVRTIVQLEQFSGGAKATKQIKTLVYVLDGLIKLILLRGDTDLNESKLIEFTGASQVRPAQDEEIFAALGAHAGSLGAVGVSSTSHPLVTEILADSTLIDAVDMVTGANQDDYHYRHVDIGRDIKVDQFASLKSVKDNDSCSKCKAPLSLSKGLEIGHIFKLGVKYSESMGAYVLDQAGNQKPLYMGSYGIGVERLMAACVEVFGDEKGMVWPLSIAPYAVVITPVGQEPEVQNYALELYKQLQNRAIDVLLDDRDLSPGVKFAESELIGIPYRITVGKKLKQGEVELLTRLSRQVQVIKVEEIVETISQLLFTVNS; translated from the coding sequence ATGCGCTGGTCCAAACTGTTTTGTCCAACCCTAAAAGAAGACCCCGCTCACGCTGAGAGTAACAGCCACCGCTTGCTCATTCGTGGTGGTTTTATTCGTCCTCTGGGTGCTGGTATTTACAGCCTTTTGCCGCTCGCCCACAAGATACGGCACCGTCTCATAGCACTTATAGCAGCTGAAATGGCAGCAATTGACGCTCAGGAATTTTTGTTGCCAGCTTTGCATCCTCAAGAAATTTGGGAAGCAAGCGGCAGGCTTACCACCATGGGCGAGATTATGTTCCGCCTCAAGGACCGCAAGGGCGCCCCTTATGTCCTCGGTGTAACGCACGAAGAAATTTTTACAGGTATTGCTAAAGCCGAGCTTAAAAGTTATCGGCAACTACCGCAGCGCTGGTATCAGTTTCAGACCAAGTTTAGAGACGAAGCCAGACCAAAGGGCGGTTTACTTAGAGTAAGAGAATTTACGATGAAGGACTCTTACTCTTTTGATATCGATCAGACCGGTCTTGATGTGGCATTTGAGAGTCACAGACAGGCTTATCAAAATATTTTTGGTAAACACCTGGGGCTGCCCTATTGCATGGTAGAGGCAAGCTCGGGAGCCATGGGCGGTAGTCAGTCTGTGGAGTTTATGATTAACTGCAATAGCGGCGAAGATACGCTTGTGACATGCAAAGCCTGTGGTTATGCCGCCAATAGCGAAAAAGCCGAATCTATCGCTAATACCGCCGGCGATACCGGTCAAAGTCAACCAATCGAAAAATTTGCCACACCGCAAGTCCGCACTATTGTGCAACTGGAGCAGTTTAGCGGTGGCGCTAAAGCCACTAAACAAATTAAGACTTTAGTCTATGTCCTGGATGGGCTGATCAAACTAATCTTGCTCAGAGGTGATACTGACCTCAATGAGTCTAAGCTGATTGAGTTTACCGGTGCCAGTCAAGTCAGACCAGCTCAGGATGAAGAGATTTTTGCCGCCCTGGGAGCACACGCTGGCTCACTTGGAGCCGTTGGTGTAAGCAGCACAAGCCATCCTCTAGTTACTGAGATACTGGCTGACAGTACATTAATTGATGCTGTGGATATGGTCACTGGCGCCAATCAAGACGATTATCACTACAGACATGTCGATATTGGTCGTGACATCAAAGTAGACCAGTTTGCCAGTCTTAAATCGGTCAAGGACAATGACAGTTGTAGCAAATGTAAGGCTCCGTTAAGTCTCAGCAAAGGTCTTGAGATCGGTCATATTTTTAAACTGGGAGTTAAGTATTCTGAGTCTATGGGCGCCTATGTCCTGGATCAAGCCGGTAATCAAAAGCCGCTCTATATGGGCAGTTATGGCATCGGTGTGGAACGTTTGATGGCAGCCTGCGTCGAAGTCTTTGGTGATGAAAAAGGCATGGTTTGGCCCCTCTCGATAGCACCCTATGCTGTAGTGATTACTCCTGTTGGTCAGGAGCCTGAGGTGCAAAATTATGCCCTTGAGCTTTATAAACAGCTACAAAATAGAGCTATCGATGTCTTGCTGGATGACCGTGATTTGAGTCCTGGAGTTAAGTTTGCCGAGAGTGAGCTGATTGGTATCCCCTATCGCATCACAGTCGGCAAAAAGCTTAAGCAAGGAGAAGTTGAGCTGCTCACCCGGCTAAGCCGACAGGTGCAAGTAATTAAGGTTGAGGAGATTGTCGAGACAATCAGTCAACTCTTGTTCACAGTAAATTCATAG